A stretch of DNA from Lysinibacillus sp. B2A1:
GAAGGTAACGAGTATCTTTTATATCGGAGATGACACGAAATCAACAACTGGTAAATAGCAGGGGGAATATCTTCATTTTATTCAACAAAGAATGAACCAGATGAAGATATCCTCTAAAGTAAGAATCTGACTATACATAGAAAATGAATGTGAAATGGATGCTAGTTCTCTAGCAAAAATCTAGAATAACGGAAAGTAAATTTTGTTTCCTATTCGAAAATTGGACGAATTTACGTATGGCCGTAATTCATTTCACATTCATTTCTTTTTATTGTAAACTATGAAGAATAGGAGAGTGGACATGGATGAGGACGGCAATCGTAACAGATAGTACGGCATATATTACACCTGAAGAACGAGCACGCTTAAACATTCATATGATTCCGTTAAGTGTAAATATCTCAGGACAATTATTTGCTGAAGAAGTAGATATCACGGCATCTGAATTTTATGATAAGGTGCGTGGGGCAAAAGAATTCCCAAAAACAACACAGCCTCCAATTGGAGAATTTGCCACTCTCTTTGAAGAGCTTGCAAAAGATTATGATGCGGTCATATCTATTCATTTATCGAGTGGTATTAGCGGAACGTATCAAGGGGCAGTTCAAGCTAGAGATTTGGTGGAAGGCATTGATGTTCTTACCTTTGATAGTGAAATATCTTGTGCCGTACAGGGCTTTTATGTATTACGAGCAGCTGAAATGGCAGCACAAGGTTTTTCAGCACAAGAAATACTTGCTACATTGACGGACATGAAGCAATATACTCGTGCTTACTTCATTGTAGATGACTTGGCGCACTTACAGCGTGGGGGACGTCTATCTTCGGCAGCTGCATTGATTGGTGGCTTATTGCAGGTTAAGCCTGTTCTGCATTTCGTTGACAAGGTTATTGTCCCTTTTGAAAAAATCCGCACACGTAAAAAGGCATTAAAACGTGCTGAGGATCTGTTAGCTGAGGATGCGAGAAAATATCAAGCAATGGATGCAGTTGTGATTCATGGTAATTGCCAATCCGAGGCAGAAGAATGGCTAGCACAATTAGCGTCAACCTACCCAAACGTGAACTTTACATTAAGCTATTTCGGTCCTGTTATTGGTACGCACTTAGGTGAAGGTTCAATGGGGCTGGGCTGGACAAAAAAATAACTTAGATTAAAACAGTCTCTACATGATATTTGTGGAGACTGTTTTTATTTCGTATCGAAAGGAGAAAAAATGAAATATAGAGGTTGGTTATTACCACCTGCATTGAGGGATTTCCATGAAGGTCGTATTTGGCTTAAGGAGCATTCACCGTTTACAAAAGATGATATCAAAAGAATCATCGAATGCAATTACTTCCATATAATAGAAGGGATCCAAAAAGAGCCACATTTAAAATGCAATCGTTGTCATAATCAAGACCCTCAGCAATTTACAACGTTTGATTGCTCAAAATGTGAGCAATCGTGTATTTATTGTAGACATTGTCTTCATATGGGGAGAGTGAGTAGCTGTACAGAGCTGCTTATCTGGATAGGTCCTCGTGCATTTAGAATAAAAAAGCACCCTTTAGAATGGGCTGGTCAATTTACAGTGCTTCAACAGCAAGCAGCAAATGAAATACTAGAAAGCATAAAAGCAAAGCGCTCTCATCTTTTAGCAGCTGTATGTGGTGCAGGAAAAACTGAGCTGCTTTTCCCTTCAGTTCATTATGCATTAGAGCAAGGCTTGCGCGTATGCATTGCAACACCTCGGACAGATGTAGTACTAGAATTATTTCCTCGCTTCCAAAAGGCTTTCCCTAGAACAATAATCCATGCCTTATATGGTGGAGCACCAAAGCAAGAAGGTTATGCACAGCTAATATTAGCAACTACTCATCAGCTTTATCGCTTTGAGCAAGCCTTTGATGTGATGATTGTTGATGAGGCCGATGCTTTTCCATATACATTTGATGAAACCTTACAGAGAGCTGTGAAAAAAGCTAAAAAGAAAGATGCCCCAGTAGTATTTGTCACTGCAACACCTTCTCAAAAGCTACTTTATCAGTATCAAAATAACAGTTACTCCTTTATCCCAAAACGTTATCATAATTATCCTTTGCCTGTTCCAAGATTTCGTTCTTTATGGCGCTATGAAAAATACTTTAAACGAGGGAAAATTCCACCAAAACTAAAACAATGGACTGAGGAGCGTCTAGTACAAAAAGAGCCATTTCTAATATTCTTTCCAAAGGTAGAGTTAATGAAAATAGCTGCACCACTTTTTCAGGCGTTAGATGCCAGCATTACCACAGTACATGCTGAAGATCCTGAGCGTAAAGAGAAGGTTCTTAAACTGCGTAATGAAGAAGTTAGAGGATTGCTTACAACCACTATTTTAGAACGTGGAATTACGATTAAGAATGTGCAGGTGGCGGTCGTTGGGGCAGAATCCACCATTTTTAATTCTAGTGCACTTATCCAAATAGCTGGACGGGTTGGACGAAACGCTGAATTTGCAGAAGGAGATATTGTATTTTTCCATCATGGGATTACGGTTGAAATGGATGATGCACGAACGAAAATCCTGACTTACAATATGAAAGGCTTTCCTCAATGAATAAAATAGACACACATTGTTTATTATGTACACAGCCTTTGCAGCATACCATCTCATGGACAACTCTTTTAACTAAACAATTCCAACCAACTATATGTGAAAAGTGCTCGGCACGCTTTGAAAATTCCCAATCAGCAACGGCTCTTTATCAATATAATAATGCTATGAAGGAATATTTACATCAATATAAATTCCTTCAAGATGTCACACTGGCAAAAGTATTTCGACAGGAGCTTTATGCTCGTTTTAAACATGAAAAAGCCACTATTATCCCGATTCCTATGCACCCTCTCAAACAAAAAGAGCGGACCTTTTCGCATATGGAAGAGCTATTAAAAGCAGCGAATATCCCATATATTCAACTATTGAAAAAAACTACAACCGAAACGCAAAGTGCCAAAAATAGAGAGGAACGCATACAGGTGGCTCCGTTATTTTGTCTAATGGATGGAGCTTACGTAGAGCATAAAGAATATCTTCTTTTTGACGATATAAAAACTACAGGAACAACTTTACGGCATGCTACTGAAGTATTAATAAATGCGGGGGCTAAAAGTGTTCAATGCTTCACATTAATTAATGGATGAAAATGCTAATGCATCATGTATAATAGATAACGAGTATAGAAGAAATCGCAGATAACTGTTATTTATCTTCATTCAGTAGAAGACTCCCACCTCTACAGGTGTTTAGATGAATGCGATTTTGGTTTCTTTTCAGTGGGTGTCCCAACACTTACTGAATGAAGATAAAGCCTCCGGCGGATGTCACGGATTTTCAAAGGAATGAATTGTGCAGGCACAATTCAAAATCCAGACGCAATTACGCCAAGGCGAAATTGATACAGAGGAGGAAGAGTAGATGGCAGAGGTTCGTAATTGTCCAAAGTGTAATGAATTTTTTAATTATATAGGTGTCAGAGAAGTATGTCATAAATGTGCTCAATCTGAAGAAGAGCTTTATCAAATCGTTTATCGCTTTTTACGTAAACGTGAAAACCGTGCCGCAACAGTGGAACGTATTGTAGAAGCGACAGGAGCTGAGGAAGAGCTATTATACAAATGGGTGCGCAAAGGACGTTTACAGCCAGCAATGTTTCCTAATCTAGGCTACCCATGTGATAACTGCGGACACCTTACAACAAAAGGCAAGCTTTGTTCAAAATGTCAGGATGAACTGAAGTCAGAGCTTCGGACATTCGAAGCAGCTAAGGAGTTCCGTGATAGCGTAGAACAGCGTGATCGTGTCACATATCACTCTGAACGAAAACGATAAAGGCAGGAAGTGTGTTAATTTTAAACAAAATTAGCACATTTTTTTATGTTTGAAAACTTAACATTATGCAAGACAATCCGAAATAATAGGAAGATAAGCTTTTAAGATTGGAGGGGGAAAAATGAAAATTACATCTTATGGCATCAATGCAGTAAACGCTTATAAAAATCAAGTTCGCAATGTAAAAGCAAGCGATAATAAAGCATCCTTTGCGGATAAAATCGAAATTTCAAAGGCTGCACAGAATATGCAAGAAATTTCAACATACAGTACTGAGCGTGCTGAACGCGTCCAACAATTAAAGGAAGATATTGCTTCTGGCGAATATAAAGTCAATGCTCGTCAAGTTGCAGAAGATATGCTGAAATACTATCGTTTCTAGAGAGTAAAGGAAAGGGTGTTTAGCAATATGTCTATAGAAGCGATTTGTTCTACATTAACAAAGCTAGAAAGAATGCATAAAAGCTTGCTAGAATTAGCTAACAAAAAAACAGAAATCATTACAGTTGGCGATATCGAAGCACTGGATCAAATGCTCAAGGATGAGCAAGCCCATGTAGCGGCAATCGATAAGCTCGAGCAACAGCGTCAGAAACAGGTAACGGACTACCTTGGAGCAAAAGGACTTGCTACCACTGACAAAACAACTGTCGCAGATGTCATCGATGCTGCTGAGCAACAGACTGAAAAAGATACACTAACAGCAGTTCGCAATCGCTTATTGCACATCATCAATGACTTAAAAAAGCAAAATGATCTCAATCAAAAATTAGTATTTCAATCATTACAAATTGTGAATCTTACACTAGATGCTGTACGTCCCCCTCGTCAAGAGCAATTTAACTACTCTGGTAATGAGGTGCGAGGCACAAATACCATGGGCAAAAAATCATATTTTGATTCACAAGCGTAACTTTTTTTAGAAAATAAAGGTTATTAAAGGGAGGAAAAGGAATGCGCTCAACATTTATGGGCTTAGAGGCAAGTAAACGTGGTTTATTTACACAGCAAACAGCTTTATATACAACTGGACATAATATTTCCAACGCCAACACATTAGGATACTCTCGTCAACGAGTAAATATGCAGGCCACTCCAGGCTTTCCAACGGCAGGTTTAAATCAGCCAATTTATCCAGGCCATTTAGGAACAGGGGTAGAAGCAGGATCGATTCAACGTATTCGTAGTGAATTTATTGATCGCCAATATCGTCAAGAAACGAATCAATTTGGCTATTGGGAATCAAGAACAAAGGCCATTTCTCAAATGGAGGATATTATTAACGAACCTTCTGAATTTGGATTAGACAAAGCTTTTGCGCAGTTTTGGAAAGGGCTTCAGGATGTTGGTAACAAGCCGGCAGATGCAGCAGCACGTAAAGTAGCTATCGGTCTTGCAAAGCATTTAGCAGAGTCTTTCAACACCATTGATACACAATTAAAAACGATTCAAGGTAATCTTGGGAAAGAACTAGGTGTCTCTACAACACAAATTAACACTATTCTAAAGGAAATTGCAGCCGTTAACAAACAAATCCAAGAAGTAGAGCCGAATGGGCATGTACCAAATGATTTATATGATGTTCGTGATGTATTAGTAGATAAATTAAATGAGTACATACCTGTATCAATTGAACGTATTCCTTCTGGTGGTCTCGCTTCTGCGGTTGCTGAAGGTAGCTTGAAAATAACGTTTAAAGGTACTGATGGTGTTGTCAGAAATTTAGTAGATGGAAAAGATTTTGCGCAGTTTACTGCAATGGGAACTAACGGGAGTAAAGTCACTGGCGATGACATTACCAATTTATTTTCAGAATTACAACTAACAGATATTGAATCGTTAGAGGATCATGAAGCAGGAACTGTCATTAGCTCCCAAGCGGCTATTGGACAACAGGATTTTGAAGCTTCAAAAGGAAAATTATTATCTCTTATTAATTCATATGGTTATCAAAGTACTAGTGGTATAAAGGGCTACTACCCTGAAACTTTAGAAAAACTAGACCAGTTAGCGAATGCCTTTATTGAAGAATTTAATAAACTGCATGCAAATGGCTATACATTAGAGCAAAAAGATTCTAATGGGGTTGTAATTATCCCTTCTACTAATGGGGGACTTTTCTTTTTAGGTGCAGGTACAGGTGCAGGTGGGATTAAATTTAATGAAGCCATTGAAAAAGATCCTAATCTTTTAGCTGCATCCTCTGGGGTTACTCAAGAAGGTGATGGTAAGCATGCCTATGAGCTTGCTAATATGCAGCATAAATTGTATGCCTCTATTGGAAATGCAACAATGCAATCATTTTATCAAGGGGTTGTTGGGAAAATTGGTGTAGATGGTGAGGAAGCTCTACGTCTAGCAGCAACTTCAGAATCTCAACGTCTAACTGTGTCAAATAGTCGTGATTCTGTGAGTTCTGTATCATTAGATGAAGAAATGACAAATATGATTACCTTCCAGCAAGCATATAATGCCAATGCACGTATGATTACTGTTGTTGATGAAACATTAGATAAAATTATTAATGGTATGGGTCGAGTAGGTCTATAAAATTAAATAATTTATGGAGAATAACTCTCCAACTAACAAGAAGGGAGTTTTTATTAAAATGCGCGTAACACAATCAATGCTTTCAAGTAATATGCTGTTAAATTTAAATAAAAGCTATGGCAAAATGTCAAAGCTTCAGGACCAAATTAACTCAGGCTCTAAAATTACCCGTCCATCAGATGACCCAGTAGTAGCAGTAAATGGAATGGGCTATCGCCGAGATTTAGCAAAGGTTGAGCAATACACACGCAACATGATAACAGCAAGTAATTGGCTAGATTCATCTGATGAATCTTTGAATCAGGTTGGCGAGCAAATGAAGCGTGTTCGTGAGCTTGTTATTCAAGCAGCGAATGATACAAACACACCAGAAGAACGTGAAAAAATAAAAATGGAGATTGACCAAATTCGTCAGCAGATTCAGGATGTTGGAAACACAAATATTGGTGGCAGTTACCTATTTAGTGGAACAAATACGAATCAGCCATTATTCACGCCTGTGGTTGGTGGGAACGGAAAAGAAATAAATCCAGCCCTAAACGCACCAAATGAAGCTGTCAATATAGAAATTTATGATGGCATTCAAATTCAAGTTAATACGCCTGGTAAAGATCTATTTAAAAATATAGATGATATGATGGGGAAAATTTCTG
This window harbors:
- a CDS encoding fatty acid-binding protein DegV, whose protein sequence is MRTAIVTDSTAYITPEERARLNIHMIPLSVNISGQLFAEEVDITASEFYDKVRGAKEFPKTTQPPIGEFATLFEELAKDYDAVISIHLSSGISGTYQGAVQARDLVEGIDVLTFDSEISCAVQGFYVLRAAEMAAQGFSAQEILATLTDMKQYTRAYFIVDDLAHLQRGGRLSSAAALIGGLLQVKPVLHFVDKVIVPFEKIRTRKKALKRAEDLLAEDARKYQAMDAVVIHGNCQSEAEEWLAQLASTYPNVNFTLSYFGPVIGTHLGEGSMGLGWTKK
- a CDS encoding DNA/RNA helicase gives rise to the protein MKYRGWLLPPALRDFHEGRIWLKEHSPFTKDDIKRIIECNYFHIIEGIQKEPHLKCNRCHNQDPQQFTTFDCSKCEQSCIYCRHCLHMGRVSSCTELLIWIGPRAFRIKKHPLEWAGQFTVLQQQAANEILESIKAKRSHLLAAVCGAGKTELLFPSVHYALEQGLRVCIATPRTDVVLELFPRFQKAFPRTIIHALYGGAPKQEGYAQLILATTHQLYRFEQAFDVMIVDEADAFPYTFDETLQRAVKKAKKKDAPVVFVTATPSQKLLYQYQNNSYSFIPKRYHNYPLPVPRFRSLWRYEKYFKRGKIPPKLKQWTEERLVQKEPFLIFFPKVELMKIAAPLFQALDASITTVHAEDPERKEKVLKLRNEEVRGLLTTTILERGITIKNVQVAVVGAESTIFNSSALIQIAGRVGRNAEFAEGDIVFFHHGITVEMDDARTKILTYNMKGFPQ
- a CDS encoding amidophosphoribosyltransferase translates to MNKIDTHCLLCTQPLQHTISWTTLLTKQFQPTICEKCSARFENSQSATALYQYNNAMKEYLHQYKFLQDVTLAKVFRQELYARFKHEKATIIPIPMHPLKQKERTFSHMEELLKAANIPYIQLLKKTTTETQSAKNREERIQVAPLFCLMDGAYVEHKEYLLFDDIKTTGTTLRHATEVLINAGAKSVQCFTLING
- the flgM gene encoding flagellar biosynthesis anti-sigma factor FlgM, producing the protein MKITSYGINAVNAYKNQVRNVKASDNKASFADKIEISKAAQNMQEISTYSTERAERVQQLKEDIASGEYKVNARQVAEDMLKYYRF
- a CDS encoding flagellar protein FlgN, whose translation is MSIEAICSTLTKLERMHKSLLELANKKTEIITVGDIEALDQMLKDEQAHVAAIDKLEQQRQKQVTDYLGAKGLATTDKTTVADVIDAAEQQTEKDTLTAVRNRLLHIINDLKKQNDLNQKLVFQSLQIVNLTLDAVRPPRQEQFNYSGNEVRGTNTMGKKSYFDSQA
- a CDS encoding flagellar hook-associated protein FlgK; protein product: MRSTFMGLEASKRGLFTQQTALYTTGHNISNANTLGYSRQRVNMQATPGFPTAGLNQPIYPGHLGTGVEAGSIQRIRSEFIDRQYRQETNQFGYWESRTKAISQMEDIINEPSEFGLDKAFAQFWKGLQDVGNKPADAAARKVAIGLAKHLAESFNTIDTQLKTIQGNLGKELGVSTTQINTILKEIAAVNKQIQEVEPNGHVPNDLYDVRDVLVDKLNEYIPVSIERIPSGGLASAVAEGSLKITFKGTDGVVRNLVDGKDFAQFTAMGTNGSKVTGDDITNLFSELQLTDIESLEDHEAGTVISSQAAIGQQDFEASKGKLLSLINSYGYQSTSGIKGYYPETLEKLDQLANAFIEEFNKLHANGYTLEQKDSNGVVIIPSTNGGLFFLGAGTGAGGIKFNEAIEKDPNLLAASSGVTQEGDGKHAYELANMQHKLYASIGNATMQSFYQGVVGKIGVDGEEALRLAATSESQRLTVSNSRDSVSSVSLDEEMTNMITFQQAYNANARMITVVDETLDKIINGMGRVGL
- a CDS encoding flagellar hook-associated protein FlgL is translated as MRVTQSMLSSNMLLNLNKSYGKMSKLQDQINSGSKITRPSDDPVVAVNGMGYRRDLAKVEQYTRNMITASNWLDSSDESLNQVGEQMKRVRELVIQAANDTNTPEEREKIKMEIDQIRQQIQDVGNTNIGGSYLFSGTNTNQPLFTPVVGGNGKEINPALNAPNEAVNIEIYDGIQIQVNTPGKDLFKNIDDMMGKISDLLGDPNKTGTEIGDALGGVSSSSNSDDITTMHNKILEAQADVGARQNRIEMMENRLGIREVSVTKQLRDTESVDYSKAITEMVTNESIHQAALSVGAKIIQQTLVDFIR